In Gymnogyps californianus isolate 813 chromosome 1, ASM1813914v2, whole genome shotgun sequence, the following are encoded in one genomic region:
- the LOC127029150 gene encoding probable G-protein coupled receptor 19: MDNSSGPFVLPTLLLLLQNKSYPRTSTPPAGYETTEAPIALSSSRNHTVLQYELRPGETAAASLVWGALWLVSVLGNSLVCLVIHRSRRTQSTTNYFVVAMACADLLISVASAPFVLLQFAYGRWALGNVTCKLVRYVQYLTPGVQIYVLLSICVDRFYTIVYPLSFKVSREKAKKMILASWLFDAVFASPAFFFYGSNSDDHCNFFLPSSWEGAAYGIIHLLVGFLIPSILIILFYQKIIKYIWRIGTDGRTVRRTMNIVPRTKVKTIKMFLMLNSVFLLSWLPFYVLQLWHPQETDYRKSSLAFLAITWISFSSSASKPTLYSVYNANFRRGMKETCCMSAMKYYRSNAYTITTSSSIAKKNHVGIADIPAPAKTVTKDSIYDAFNREAKEKKLAWPIQSNPPNMLV; the protein is encoded by the coding sequence ATGGATAACAGCAGCGGTCCTTTTGTTCTCCCTACCTTattgctcctgctgcagaacaAGAGCTACCCCAGAACCTCCACCCCTCCTGCTGGCTACGAGACGACGGAGGCACCCATAGCACTCAGCTCAAGCAGGAACCACACTGTCTTGCAGTATGAGCTGAGGCCGGGGGAAactgcagcagccagcctggtTTGGGGAGCGTTGTGGCTGGTTTCCGTCCTCGGAAACTCCCTCGTTTGCTTAGTGATCCACAGGAGCAGGAGGACGCAATCCACCACCAACTATTTTGTTGTCGCCATGGCTTGTGCAGACCTTCTCATCAGTGTCGCAAGCGCGCCCTTCGTGCTGCTTCAGTTTGCCTACGGCAGGTGGGCGCTGGGGAACGTCACGTGCAAGCTGGTAAGGTACGTACAGTACCTCACCCCTGGAGTCCAGATATACGTGCTCCTCTCGATATGCGTGGATCGATTCTACACTATCGTCTACCCCCTGAGCTTCAAAGTGTCCAGGGAGAAAGCCAAGAAAATGATTCTGGCCTCTTGGCTCTTCGACGCTGTATTTGCATCACCGGCTTTCTTCTTCTACGGCTCCAACAGCGACGACCACTGcaacttttttctccccagttctTGGGAAGGAGCCGCCTACGGTATCATCCACCTCTTGGTGGGGTTTTTGATCCCGTCCATCCTCATTATCCTCTTCTACCAGAAGATCATCAAGTACATTTGGAGAATAGGCACCGATGGCAGGACTGTCAGGAGGACAATGAATATTGTCCCAAGAACAAAAGTGAAAACCATCAAGATGTTCTTAATGTTAAACTCGGTGTTTCTCCTGTCCTGGCTCCCTTTTTACGTCCTACAGCTGTGGCACCCGCAGGAAACAGACTACAGGAAGAGCTCCTTGGCTTTCCTGGCCATCACCTGGAtctctttcagttcttcagcCTCTAAGCCAACCCTCTACTCCGTGTATAACGCTAACTTCAGAAGAGGGATGAAAGAAACTTGTTGCATGTCCGCCATGAAATACTACAGAAGCAACGCATACACCATCACCACCAGTTCCAGCATAGCCAAGAAAAATCACGTTGGGATCGCAGATATCCCAGCTCCGGCCAAAACTGTCACCAAAGACTCCATCTATGACGCTTTtaacagagaagcaaaggaaaaaaagcttgccTGGCCTATTCAGTCCAATCCTCCAAACATGTTGGTCTAG
- the GPR19 gene encoding LOW QUALITY PROTEIN: probable G-protein coupled receptor 19 (The sequence of the model RefSeq protein was modified relative to this genomic sequence to represent the inferred CDS: inserted 1 base in 1 codon) — MDNSSGPFVLPTLLLLLQNKSYPRTSTPPAGYETTEAPIALSSSRNHTVLQYELRPGETAAASLVWGALWLVSVLGNSLVCLVIHRSRRTQSTTNYFVVAMACADLLISVASAPFVLLQFAYGRWALGNVTCKLVRYVQYLTPGVQIYVLLSICVDRFYTIVYPLSFKVSREKAKKMILASWLFDAVFAAPAFFFYGSNSDDHCNFFLPSSWEGAAYGIIHLLVGFLIPSILIILFYQKIIKYIWRIGTDGRTVRRTMNIVPRTKVKTIKMFLMLNSVFLLSWLPFYVLQLWHPQETDYRKSSLAFLAITWISFSSSASKPTLYSVYNANFRRGMKETCCMSAMKYYRSNAYTITTSSSIAKKNHVGIADXPAPAKTVTKDSIYDAFNREAKEKKLAWPIQSNPPNTFV, encoded by the exons ATGGATAACAGCAGCGGTCCTTTTGTTCTCCCTACCTTattgctcctgctgcagaacaAGAGCTACCCCAGAACCTCCACCCCTCCTGCTGGCTACGAGACGACGGAGGCACCCATAGCACTCAGCTCAAGCAGGAACCACACTGTCTTGCAGTATGAGCTGAGGCCGGGGGAAactgcagcagccagcctggtTTGGGGAGCGTTGTGGCTGGTTTCCGTCCTCGGAAACTCCCTCGTTTGCTTAGTGATCCACAGGAGCAGGAGGACGCAATCCACCACCAACTATTTTGTTGTCGCCATGGCTTGTGCAGACCTTCTCATCAGTGTCGCAAGCGCGCCCTTCGTGCTGCTTCAGTTTGCCTACGGCAGGTGGGCGCTGGGGAACGTCACGTGCAAGCTGGTAAGGTACGTACAGTACCTCACCCCTGGAGTCCAGATATACGTGCTCCTCTCGATATGCGTGGATCGATTCTACACTATCGTCTACCCCCTGAGCTTCAAAGTGTCCAGGGAGAAAGCCAAGAAAATGATTCTGGCCTCTTGGCTCTTCGACGCTGTATTTGCAGCACCGGCTTTCTTCTTCTACGGCTCCAACAGCGACGACCACTGcaacttttttctccccagttcgTGGGAAGGAGCCGCCTACGGTATCATCCACCTCTTGGTGGGGTTTTTGATCCCGTCCATCCTCATTATCCTCTTCTACCAGAAGATCATCAAGTACATTTGGAGAATAGGCACCGATGGCAGGACTGTCAGGAGGACAATGAATATTGTCCCAAGAACAAAAGTGAAAACCATCAAGATGTTCTTAATGTTAAACTCGGTGTTTCTCCTGTCCTGGCTCCCTTTTTACGTCCTACAGCTGTGGCACCCGCAGGAAACAGACTACAGGAAGAGCTCCTTGGCTTTCCTGGCCATCACCTGGAtctctttcagttcttcagcCTCTAAGCCAACCCTCTACTCCGTGTATAACGCTAACTTCAGAAGAGGGATGAAAGAAACTTGTTGCATGTCCGCCATGAAATACTACAGAAGCAACGCATACACCATCACCACCAGTTCCAGCATAGCCAAGAAAAATCACGTTGGGATCGCAG ATCCAGCTCCGGCCAAAACTGTCACCAAAGACTCCATCTATGACGCTTTtaacagagaagcaaaggaaaaaaagcttgccTGGCCTATTCAGTCCAATCCTCCAAACACGTTCGTCTAG